The Nicotiana tomentosiformis chromosome 2, ASM39032v3, whole genome shotgun sequence genome includes the window tctcagagAGTAGTCTTGCCAAAGCGATGGGAAACGACAGATGACTCTAGTTTCTTCCTTCGTATGCTATGATGGGGGAGCTGAAACATCCCATCAATCGCATTGTTATGACTTTAGACACGTGTCGCTTACCAGAAGTTGCCTCCGAATGCGAAGCATCGGCCGTTTCCCTGTAAAAGCCTCTTTCCTTTGTCCTTTTTCTACTTTTCGACCAAACCGCTATCTTCGAGCTTCCTAGCCACTATCAAAACCTTCTTCAATTCTGCATATCTTCATCCTTGTTCTTCAATCACCATAGCGATCTCCAGATTTTTGCCCAGATTttattcaaatcttcatactttgTTGTTCATCTTTCAAACCCATTTTTCCAAACCTTCGTtttcatttctcaaattttcacacACTCCCCCAGATgacaatggcaaaaacatcaaaaaccactcatcaacaagttgcctcttcatcttcttaaCCGGCCGCTGGTACTAAAGCGGTTAACCTTGAGGTGGTTTCCCTAGAAACGGCTTCCCCCGTTGTGGCTACTAATGAACCGTTGTGGCTTCTCGATTGCACATGACTTTAAAGTCGAGAAACCTTCAGGCAAACAGGACCGGGGCGAAGGAGTCTCGAGATATATATGTTCTGTGATCAAAGACGTTCTTCCTATAGTTCATAAGGACTGCGATTGGGAAGGCAAGAACATACTAGTCCCTGGGCCTGAGGACGTCGTTGCTACCCATGTAGagggtacttaagtgtttacacttatcccttaaCATTGGACCCGATGGATCCGATCGTTCTAGATTTTTTAAAGATGAACGAGGTATGCCTCAGGCAAATCCACCCATCATTGTGGAAGATCGTGACCCTCCTATGATACTTCGTGAACAAGACCGAATCTCGTCAGTTCATTATCGACCACCTGCTTCGATTATACATTCCCCGGATGTTCCGAGGGGGACTGATTAAGCTTACATGCCGGGCCAATAAGGCCCTCTTCTCTAGTATCGATGAAGACCGAGACCGGGCCTGGTAGGGATACTTTGTCTGAGTGAAGATAGAGGATTTGATCCACCCGGAATACATGCGATTCCCTGATAAATGGAATACGTCTCGTAAGTGCAGCTCCTTCTCTCAATATCAAAATTTCTCCTTCTTTCATTTCTATCTTCTCATTCATGTTTGTGGTTGTGTAGTTATTGCTCGGGTTCTGAATGCGGTCGCCCGGttaaaggagtggatcgaggaAATTTGTACTCAGATGTCCTACTTTGAGCGCACATGGCGCAAACTCTCGAAGGGCTGATAGGAGGTCCATTCTCATGGTAAGGCCTCTTTCCGAGTAGCCAACACTATGTCTTCGCCTTTTATTATACTAGCTCCTCTTCCTTCTTTGTTattgcaggtttgcctaagaccaccaaaCTTAGGCCTTCGAAAGGGGATAAATATGTTCCCCTACCTGTTGATCCCTCCGCTGCTGCCACAAAgggaaagaagaagaggaaaataaaaCCCTCAGGATCCCCGAGCTCCGAGGCAAAGAAACCGAAGAAGCGGGTGCTCTGTAATCCCAGGAGGGGCTCCAGTTCCCAGGTGCCAGCCTCTAACTCCCTCCTCCGGCTTAGGGACGAGCCGGAGGATGAATTTATTTTTGTAACCCACGGGACGACCTATCCCGAGGATTGGGATTCATCCGAGGGGGAGACTCATGAGATCGACCCCCCTCTAGCACAAAAAACCGACGTGGATACTCGAGGTGAAACTTCCCAAGATGCTAGCTCTGCACCATAGGAAGTGCCCGAAGTAATTGTGATCTCGGGGACGCCCTCCTACACCGAGTCTATGCTTGATGAGGCCCAAGCGAGGAAGGATAAATCCAACGAGGGGGGCTAGGGTACGGAAGATCCCCTTCACTTCTTTTTTGATATAGTGGATTCGTCCGCTATGGAAGACTTCTCCGATTTGGGAGACTTGGAGGTTTCAAAGAAAGACACTTCCTTGGAGGCTAGCAGGCCGAGTTCAAGCCCAAAATTAGTCAATTAGCTCCTCGCTCCAAGCGTGGACCCTGGCCGCAAGAGGTCAATTATATTGACCATCCCGGAGATGCCCGGGTTTTGTCCGCTCTTGTGGGGGAATCTAGCTACCTCCGATGCCTGTCACCGAGGAGGACCAGGAAAAATTAAATGCGGTGAATGTGCCAGGCCTTTTCAGCGAGGCGCAGCAGGTGCTGAACCGGATAAGGCATCGTTCCCTTCTATCTATCCATAGTTCTCTTTGTTTGACATTCCTCATGTTGTTTTTGCCtatttgcaggcctcggtactttGTATCCGAGTCCGAACCCCTTTGTGTTCGAGgcgccatccgtaaagagggtccagattcccgaggaggtcccaaagtctgccaaaatttgagagtTAATGGCTGTTCGAGATCgttattcgatatcatacccgctaatTTCCACTGCCCATTTGGCAAATCGGCCCGAGAGTTTGGGTTTGTGCATTAttttcctcaatgggtaagtagttacgacacatatgggatggcattgaaaatatggctttAACTTCCTGGAGGGCTTAGCAAAGGGGACGCCAATTTCTCTAGGTGAAGGTACCTTATTTCGGTCTCGCCTAGAGTCCTACTAACATAGTAgataggaaattacgtaccttcctcttcccggactaagacttcacataccgctatctcggataccgctaagtataGGTATAACTGATCGTCCGCCTTTAGAGTataaagcaaaggtggactcCAAAGGTACCGTttaagttcttccaaagcttgttggcactccggggtccaagagaagttattcttcttcttcaataatgagaagaactgATGGCTCTTATAGGAGGACCTTGATATGAACCGATCCAGGGAGGCAATGagcccggttagcctttgaacgACTTTGTTATTGTCAACCACAGTAATGTCCTAtgtagctttgattttatcaggaTTGATCTTGATCCCTCGGTTTGACACCATGAATCGACGGAACTTCCCTGACCCGGCCCCGAATGTGCATTtcttcgggttcagcttcatattgtatttcttcagtatgttaaaggtttcctgcaaatgttccaaatgttcctctgctcacagggacttaactaacatgtcgtcaaccTAAACCTCCATTGATAttcctatttgctcttcgaacatccggtttactaggcattggtaagtggctctggcattttttagtccgaatggcattacgttataacaataggtcttgtatttagtgatgaagaaagttttttcttgatctccCGGGTCCATCCGGATTTGGTTGTACTCGGAATAGGAGTCGAGAAAGGTGAGTATCTCGTGGCCGACCGTTGCATctatcatgcgatcgatgttaggcaaaggaaaagagtccttagggcatgccttgttcaagtctttgtaatctacacacattcttaatttattatcCCTTTTAAGGcataccactacgttagctaacaaACCGGGTACTTAACTTCTTGAATGTAACCTTTCTTAAGGAGTTTGGATaactcgtctttgatgaatgtatgcttgacttcggactgaggcctcctcttctgtttaaccgggtggaacttcgaaTCCAGACTCAGTTTATGAGTAGTTATTTCTAGCGGGAttcctgtcatatcaagatgggacaaagcgaaacaatctatgttagctataaggaattcaatgagttttttcctgagcttaggagttaaccccgtgcccggGTATACCTATCGATCGGGCaagtgctcgatcaatatgacttacTCCAGCTCCTTAACCGTTTACTTGGTGCCATCGAAATCGTCAAGGCGATGAACGACCTgggaactccgtaatcatcatcctcgactACTTTTTGCTTCTCCGGTTCGGTCGGGGTCGAcgtcagtgattgctatttagtttcgcCCTTCCTAATCGACTCCGGGTTCTTTGATGTTGAGAGGGCGGACTTCGGGATCACCTCATAGAccacgaacatttcttttgctgCCGGTTGTTCTCCATAAACTGTTTTGATCCCTCCTGGTGTGGGGAACTAAAAATGTCTGGTGCAGAGTCGGcggtattgccctcatgttgtgaatccatggccttcctaacagagcgttgtacctcatgtgcCCCTCGATGACGTAAAAATTTGTCTCCTGAATGGTTCCGGCGGTATTCACCAGCATGGTTATCTCCcatttagtagtttcacatgccatgttgaatccgatTAAGACCCGAACCGcgggcactatttggtcttgtagatcAAGTGACTCTACaacccttgatctgatgatatTAGATGaactacctagatcaatcaacacacgcttaactcgagatttatttatgattaCAAAAATTACTAGGGCATCCTTATGCagttgcacgatgccttcagcatCTTCATCGTTGAAAGAGATGGTCCCTTCCGGCATGTAATCCTAGGTTCGTTTTTCCCTTgtaatggacaccttagtgcgctTCAGCATTGTCCCCTGGTGGATGTCGattccaccgatgatcatgttgatgacgtcctgaggttcctcttgctcagtctgcttgttggagtccctattcctgaagtgatttttggctcgattaCTCAGAAAGTCTCGGAGGTGTcagttattgaataaccgggccacttcttctcttagCTGTCGGCAGTCTTCGGTCCTGTGGCCGTGGGcaccatgatacttgcatatcaGGTTGGGATCTCTTTAGGCAGGATCAGACTGCAACGGCCAAGActacttagtatctttgatgcgtccgatggatGATACGATGTCGGCAACATCgacgctgaagttatactccgataaccttgGTGCGTCCCTCGCCCTGATTGGCATGTCaaaaccatttttgctcatgagtcccctgttattatgacctcgatcgcttcttttttcattcctcgCTGGGTTATGTCCGGATCCACTGCCCCTTCAATCTCTGCTATATGGTTGGTACCGATCTCTGCTTAGCCTTGGTTCATGATTGACGTCTCTTTTAGCCCTGTCATTAGTTCGGATGAGA containing:
- the LOC138906017 gene encoding uncharacterized protein, with translation MPEGTISFNDEDAEGIVQLHKDALVIFVIINKSRVKRVLIDLGSSSNIIRSRVVESLDLQDQIVPAVRVLIGFNMACETTKWEITMLVNTAGTIQETNFYVIEGHMRYNALLGRPWIHNMRAIPPTLHQTFLVPHTRRDQNSLWRTTGSKRNVRGL